Proteins from a single region of Syngnathus typhle isolate RoL2023-S1 ecotype Sweden linkage group LG10, RoL_Styp_1.0, whole genome shotgun sequence:
- the LOC133160578 gene encoding beta-2 adrenergic receptor, which produces MIDPVEPSVPDGAEEAPCTVCCCTQTNKILMVVFMALLILAIVFGNLLTLAVVLGTKRFRTPQGYLKASLAAADLAVGVFVVPLSVYAELRLMAGDSAPEWTASNSRSMSVHPCAVMGPIFAGCTLVSITTIFLMTIERSIAVLRPLHKDSVITRKRTSILIASSWLGSFFLAVSPLLFSREIVLEYNTCSRMCNYALGTIGEFPSQAWNILLLFPAFDFTLLGGTVAINIISLSSIRQHSKRRKHLAETECQKASKPTFSDIKAAKTIGTLTVAFTASFTPIAVFVVGNVVGNEWCNFSFFAFWILASNSCCNVIIYSVRDHKFRLCAQKLLLRDANKSSRRT; this is translated from the coding sequence ATGATCGACCCCGTCGAGCCCAGCGTGCCGGACGGCGCGGAGGAAGCGCCGTGCACCGTGTGCTGCTGCACGCAGACCAACAAAATCCTCATGGTGGTCTTCATGGCGCTGCTGATCTTGGCCATCGTCTTTGGTAACCTTCTGACCTTGGCGGTGGTCTTGGGCACCAAGCGCTTCCGCACGCCGCAGGGTTACCTGAAGGCCTCGCTAGCCGCGGCCGACCTAGCGGTGGGCGTCTTCGTGGTGCCGCTATCCGTCTACGCCGAACTCCGACTCATGGCTGGCGATTCCGCGCCCGAGTGGACCGCGTCCAACTCCCGCTCCATGAGCGTCCACCCTTGCGCCGTGATGGGACCCATCTTCGCCGGCTGCACCTTGGTGTCCATCACCACCATCTTCTTAATGACCATCGAGCGGAGCATCGCCGTGCTGAGGCCGCTGCATAAGGACTCGGTGATCACTCGGAAACGGACCAGCATCCTTATCGCCTCGTCCTGGCTGGGGAGCTTCTTCCTCGCCGTGTCGCCGTTGCTCTTCAGCCGCGAGATCGTCCTGGAGTACAACACCTGCAGCCGCATGTGCAACTACGCCTTGGGAACCATCGGCGAGTTCCCGTCGCAGGCCTGGAACATCTTGTTGCTTTTCCCGGCTTTCGATTTCACCCTGCTGGGCGGGACGGTGGCCATCAACATCATCTCGCTGTCCAGCATCCGCCAGCACTCCAAGCGCAGGAAGCACCTAGCCGAGACGGAGTGCCAGAAAGCTAGCAAGCCCACCTTCTCCGACATCAAAGCGGCCAAGACCATCGGGACGCTGACGGTGGCCTTCACCGCTTCCTTCACCCCCATCGCCGTTTTTGTGGTAGGCAACGTTGTGGGCAACGAGTGGTGCAACTTCTCCTTCTTCGCCTTTTGGATTTTGGCCAGCAACAGCTGCTGCAACGTGATCATCTACAGCGTGCGCGATCACAAGTTCCGGCTGTGCGCGCAGAAGTTGCTCTTGAGAGACGCCAACAAGAGCTCGAGACGGACTTGa